Proteins from a single region of Metallibacterium scheffleri:
- the icd gene encoding isocitrate dehydrogenase (NADP(+)) yields MSEPQPVVPAGGAKIGIERGHLLVPHNPIIPFIEGDGTGPDIWRASVRVLDAAVARAYGGQRKIHWMEVYAGEKSFKQFNTWLPDSTVQACREYLVSIKGPLTTPVGGGIRSLNVALRQMLDLYVCLRPVRWFKGVPSPVKDPGKVDMVILRENTEDIYAGIEWAGGSSEAQRMLDFLAKEDPKAFAKIRFGTQARVNDWLALLEAAGAPKRTLPVEVGIGIKPVSRLGTERLVHSAIEYAIRNGRKSVTLVHKGNIMKFTEGGFRDWGYQTARDFFGAVEHEGGPWHVIPAGKPGAGLIIKDVIADAFLQQILLRPAEYDVVATLNLNGDYLSDALAAQVGGIGIAPGGNINYITGHAVFEATHGTAPKYADQDKVNPGSVILSGEMMLRYLGWNEAADALVRAMDVAIAAKHVTYDFARLMDGATEVKCSEFGDRLIAAM; encoded by the coding sequence ATGAGCGAACCCCAACCCGTCGTGCCGGCCGGCGGCGCCAAGATCGGCATCGAGCGTGGCCATTTGCTGGTGCCGCACAACCCGATCATTCCCTTCATCGAGGGCGACGGCACCGGCCCCGACATCTGGCGCGCCAGCGTGCGCGTGCTCGACGCCGCGGTGGCCAGGGCCTACGGTGGCCAGCGCAAGATCCACTGGATGGAGGTGTACGCCGGCGAGAAGAGCTTCAAGCAGTTCAACACCTGGCTGCCCGACAGCACCGTGCAGGCCTGCCGCGAGTATCTGGTGAGCATCAAGGGCCCGCTGACCACGCCGGTCGGCGGCGGCATCCGCTCGCTCAACGTGGCGCTGCGCCAGATGCTGGACCTGTACGTGTGCCTGCGCCCGGTGCGCTGGTTCAAGGGCGTGCCCAGTCCGGTCAAGGACCCCGGCAAGGTCGACATGGTGATCCTGCGCGAGAACACCGAGGACATCTATGCCGGCATCGAGTGGGCCGGCGGCAGCAGCGAGGCGCAGCGCATGCTGGACTTTCTGGCCAAGGAAGACCCCAAGGCCTTTGCCAAGATCCGCTTCGGCACGCAGGCGCGCGTCAACGACTGGCTGGCGCTGCTCGAGGCAGCGGGCGCGCCCAAACGCACGCTGCCGGTGGAAGTGGGCATCGGCATCAAGCCGGTCAGCCGGCTCGGCACCGAGCGCCTGGTGCACAGCGCGATCGAGTACGCGATCAGGAATGGCCGCAAGTCGGTGACCCTGGTGCACAAGGGCAACATCATGAAGTTCACCGAGGGCGGCTTTCGCGACTGGGGCTACCAGACAGCGCGCGACTTCTTCGGCGCGGTCGAGCACGAAGGTGGCCCCTGGCACGTGATTCCCGCGGGCAAACCCGGCGCCGGATTGATCATCAAGGACGTGATCGCCGACGCCTTCCTGCAGCAAATCCTGCTGCGTCCGGCCGAGTACGACGTGGTCGCCACGCTCAACCTCAACGGCGATTACCTGTCCGACGCACTGGCCGCGCAGGTCGGTGGCATCGGCATCGCGCCGGGCGGCAACATCAACTACATCACCGGCCATGCCGTGTTCGAGGCCACCCATGGTACCGCGCCCAAGTACGCGGACCAGGACAAGGTGAACCCGGGCTCGGTGATCCTGTCCGGCGAGATGATGCTGCGCTATCTGGGCTGGAACGAGGCCGCCGATGCGCTGGTGCGGGCGATGGACGTGGCCATCGCCGCCAAGCACGTCACTTACGACTTCGCGCGCCTGATGGATGGCGCCACCGAGGTCAAGTGCTCCGAGTTCGGCGACCGCCTGATCGCCGCGATGTAA
- a CDS encoding NYN domain-containing protein, translating to MQKTAILIDGAYFLARYRKVYEDRDGNDARTVSRTLFGMALDHLKQLERPKDALYRIFFYDCAPLEKVFERPVSGSSIDFGASASAVFRRELHNELKRVRKLALRLGRLAERGEWVLKRHALQDLRNGALRWEHLRDEHFELDLRQTQVDMKIGLDIASLAHKRLVDQIVLVTGDADFVPAAKLARREGIDVILDPMWQGVSPALQEHVDGLQSVCPRPGSPQPPRSASELPAGDA from the coding sequence ATGCAAAAGACCGCGATCCTGATCGATGGCGCCTACTTCCTGGCGCGCTACCGCAAGGTCTACGAAGACCGTGATGGCAACGACGCGCGCACCGTGTCGCGCACCCTGTTCGGCATGGCGCTGGACCACCTCAAGCAGCTCGAGCGGCCCAAAGACGCGCTGTACCGCATCTTTTTCTACGATTGCGCGCCGCTGGAGAAGGTGTTCGAACGCCCGGTCAGCGGCAGTTCGATCGATTTCGGCGCCAGCGCCTCGGCGGTCTTTCGCCGCGAACTGCACAACGAGCTCAAGCGCGTGCGCAAGCTGGCTCTGCGCCTGGGTCGTCTGGCCGAGCGCGGCGAGTGGGTGCTGAAGCGCCACGCGCTGCAGGATCTGCGCAACGGCGCGCTGCGCTGGGAGCATCTGCGTGACGAGCACTTCGAGCTCGACCTGCGGCAGACCCAGGTGGACATGAAGATCGGCCTGGACATCGCCAGCCTCGCGCACAAGCGCCTGGTCGACCAGATCGTGCTGGTCACCGGCGATGCCGACTTCGTGCCCGCCGCCAAGCTGGCGCGGCGCGAGGGCATCGACGTGATCCTCGACCCGATGTGGCAGGGCGTCTCGCCGGCGCTGCAGGAGCACGTCGATGGCCTGCAGTCGGTCTGCCCGCGGCCGGGCAGTCCGCAGCCGCCACGCAGCGCCAGCGAGCTCCCGGCCGGCGACGCCTGA
- a CDS encoding pseudouridine synthase, translating into MRVLLNKPWGTLSQFTDRDGRATLAALLPPAVTPPPGAPRADDPRWRHLYAAGRLDHDSEGLLLLTDEGALVQHLTDPRRHAPKTYLVQIEREPQAAALQALRGGVVLRDGPTRTAEVERVPAPDWLWPRDPPIRQRKNVADAWLRITLREGRNRQIRRMTAAVGHPTLRLVRIAIGPWRLDGLPPGAMRMAD; encoded by the coding sequence ATGCGTGTGCTGCTCAACAAGCCCTGGGGCACGCTGAGCCAGTTCACCGATCGTGACGGACGCGCCACGCTGGCCGCGTTGCTGCCACCGGCCGTGACGCCGCCGCCTGGCGCACCCCGCGCCGATGACCCGCGCTGGCGGCACCTGTACGCGGCGGGGCGCCTGGATCACGACTCCGAGGGCTTGCTGCTGCTCACCGACGAGGGCGCGCTCGTGCAGCACCTCACCGATCCGCGCCGGCACGCGCCGAAGACCTATCTGGTGCAGATCGAACGCGAACCACAGGCCGCCGCGCTGCAAGCGCTGCGCGGCGGCGTGGTGCTGCGCGACGGGCCCACGCGCACGGCCGAGGTGGAGCGCGTGCCGGCGCCGGACTGGCTGTGGCCGCGCGACCCGCCGATCCGCCAGCGCAAGAACGTGGCCGACGCCTGGCTGCGGATCACCCTGCGCGAGGGCCGCAACCGCCAGATCCGGCGCATGACCGCCGCCGTGGGCCATCCGACCTTGCGCCTGGTGCGCATCGCCATAGGCCCGTGGCGACTGGACGGCTTGCCGCCAGGCGCGATGCGCATGGCGGACTGA
- a CDS encoding NAD(P)-dependent alcohol dehydrogenase: MSNTAAYAAPAAKAPLAPYRIERRAPGAHEVQIDIKYCGVCHSDIHQVRDEWGGSVFPMVPGHEIVGVVSQVGSQVGKWKLGDVVGVGCFVDSCRHCEACKEGEEQFCAEGMSATYNGYERKPGGGLDTTRPTYGGYSTRITVDENYVLRIPANMPLERAAPLLCAGITTYSPLRHFGVKAGDRIAVVGLGGLGHMAVKIAKAMGAHVTVLSHSAGKREDALRLGADDFLVTGDETVFKQHAGRFDFILDTISAQHDYNAYLGLLRRDGTMVLVGVPDPTPVHAFSLIGGRKRLAGSLIGGIRETQEMLDFCAAHDVAADIELIPIQQINAAYERMLKGDVRYRFVIDIASLDQAAA; this comes from the coding sequence ATGTCCAATACCGCTGCTTACGCCGCACCTGCAGCCAAGGCACCGCTGGCACCGTACCGCATCGAGCGCCGCGCGCCCGGCGCGCACGAGGTGCAGATCGACATCAAATACTGCGGTGTCTGTCATTCCGACATCCACCAGGTGCGCGACGAATGGGGCGGCTCGGTGTTCCCCATGGTGCCCGGTCACGAGATCGTCGGCGTGGTCAGCCAAGTGGGCAGCCAGGTCGGCAAGTGGAAGCTGGGCGATGTGGTCGGCGTCGGCTGTTTCGTCGATTCCTGCCGCCATTGCGAGGCCTGCAAGGAAGGCGAGGAGCAGTTCTGCGCCGAGGGCATGAGCGCCACTTACAACGGTTATGAGCGCAAGCCTGGCGGCGGCCTGGACACGACCCGGCCGACCTACGGCGGCTACTCCACGCGCATCACCGTGGACGAGAACTACGTGCTGCGCATCCCGGCGAACATGCCGCTGGAGCGTGCCGCGCCGCTGCTGTGCGCCGGCATCACCACGTACTCGCCGCTGCGTCATTTCGGCGTCAAGGCCGGCGACCGGATCGCCGTGGTGGGTCTGGGCGGTCTGGGTCACATGGCGGTGAAGATCGCCAAGGCCATGGGCGCGCACGTGACCGTGCTCAGCCATTCGGCCGGCAAGCGCGAGGATGCGCTGCGGCTGGGCGCCGATGACTTCCTGGTGACCGGGGACGAAACTGTGTTCAAGCAGCACGCCGGGCGCTTCGATTTCATCCTCGACACGATCTCGGCGCAGCACGATTACAACGCCTATCTGGGCCTGTTGCGCCGCGACGGCACCATGGTGCTGGTCGGCGTGCCCGACCCGACGCCGGTGCACGCGTTCTCGCTGATCGGCGGGCGCAAGCGCTTGGCCGGTTCGCTGATCGGCGGCATCCGCGAGACACAGGAAATGCTGGACTTCTGCGCCGCGCACGACGTGGCCGCGGACATCGAGCTGATCCCGATCCAGCAGATCAACGCGGCCTACGAACGCATGCTCAAGGGCGACGTGCGCTACCGCTTCGTGATCGACATCGCCAGCCTCGACCAGGCCGCCGCGTAA
- a CDS encoding YajQ family cyclic di-GMP-binding protein, translated as MPSFDIVSEVNPHELTNAVDQANRELRTRFDFRNVEASFKLDDGVITQTAPSDFQLKQMLDILRARIAARGIDLRCLDAVEAEVNLAQARQRITVKQGIEQAQAKKLIAALKTAKLKVEAQINGDKLRVTGKKRDDLQAAIALLRAGEFELPLQFENFRD; from the coding sequence ATGCCCTCCTTCGATATCGTCTCCGAGGTCAATCCGCACGAGTTGACCAATGCCGTGGACCAGGCCAACCGCGAGTTGCGCACGCGCTTCGATTTCCGCAACGTCGAGGCCAGCTTCAAGCTCGACGACGGTGTGATCACGCAGACGGCGCCCAGCGATTTCCAGCTCAAGCAGATGCTCGACATCCTGCGCGCACGCATCGCCGCGCGCGGCATCGACCTGCGCTGCCTGGATGCGGTCGAGGCCGAGGTGAACCTGGCGCAGGCGCGCCAGCGCATCACCGTCAAGCAGGGCATCGAGCAGGCCCAGGCGAAGAAGTTGATCGCCGCGCTCAAGACGGCCAAGCTGAAGGTCGAGGCGCAGATCAACGGCGACAAATTGCGCGTCACCGGCAAGAAGCGCGACGACCTTCAGGCGGCCATCGCGCTGTTGCGCGCCGGCGAGTTCGAGTTGCCGCTGCAGTTCGAGAACTTCCGCGATTGA
- a CDS encoding putative bifunctional diguanylate cyclase/phosphodiesterase yields the protein MPAQWVAVGICLYAGVHFVQSNGGTRRIERMYFAFGVLCLWVSVYLALTALMQAQTAVDSAALVERLRTAAGCMIYPIAFWFLALYTHMARWRPWAWRTALVFFFLGMLGLLRPYGLLLDNMHTMPALVLPWGERVQQFQGSISPLAWIYFAATYLLFLWAFWRCLDLWRGRESARARALAIYLLVQIAAVVYAQIGTVMRARGPDLEALPFLVLVLLVSRVLSREWLQRGEDLAASVQALALESDVREQAQDALRHVAYHDGVTGLCNRNGLLEQLADLQAETRGTAIAGTLLLLGLDGFRPINDALGHGAGDALLREIAQRIGVLHHGARCIARLDGAEFALLLTVSGVTPEQHAASALQRARELRQALEQPLRFDAHELVVAANVGAVQVTGAGEARTLLRQANIALGRARDADRGDVLLFSAEMQSRAERRLRLEHDLRGALAQRQMDLVFQPQVDASGYLVGAEALMRWQHPALGAINPTEFIPLAEESGLIHALGMAALEGSCTVLRDWPAAAPRLRIAVNVSPWQMLRPDFVESVAAIQLEFRVQPGALMLEITESVFIRDAAAAAATVRRLHQLGVGVAIDDFGTGYASLASLRDLPVEEVKIDQAFVREMRVDVPDRFIGAMIDLAHALQMYVVAEGVESEAQRCMLRELRCDAFQGYAIGMPMDATRLHDFARELPPQVA from the coding sequence ATGCCAGCACAGTGGGTGGCGGTCGGCATTTGCCTTTACGCCGGGGTCCATTTCGTGCAGAGCAATGGCGGCACGCGCCGCATCGAGCGCATGTATTTTGCGTTTGGCGTGCTGTGCCTCTGGGTGTCCGTCTACCTTGCCCTGACGGCGCTGATGCAGGCACAGACTGCGGTTGACTCTGCCGCGCTTGTCGAGCGCTTGCGGACAGCGGCGGGGTGCATGATCTATCCGATCGCGTTCTGGTTTCTGGCGCTGTATACGCATATGGCGCGCTGGCGTCCGTGGGCCTGGCGCACCGCGCTGGTGTTTTTTTTCCTTGGCATGCTTGGTCTGCTGCGGCCATACGGCTTGCTGCTCGACAACATGCACACGATGCCGGCGCTGGTGCTGCCGTGGGGAGAGCGGGTCCAGCAATTCCAGGGCAGCATCTCACCCCTGGCGTGGATTTATTTTGCCGCGACCTATCTGCTGTTCCTGTGGGCGTTCTGGCGTTGCCTGGACCTGTGGCGTGGGCGCGAATCGGCGCGGGCGCGGGCCTTGGCGATTTATCTGCTGGTGCAGATTGCCGCCGTGGTCTACGCGCAGATCGGCACGGTGATGCGCGCGCGTGGCCCCGATCTCGAAGCGCTGCCTTTCCTGGTGCTGGTGCTGTTGGTCAGCCGCGTGCTGTCACGCGAGTGGCTTCAGCGTGGCGAAGATCTGGCCGCGAGCGTGCAGGCGCTGGCGCTGGAATCGGATGTGCGCGAACAGGCCCAGGATGCACTGCGCCATGTGGCTTATCACGATGGCGTGACCGGACTATGCAACCGCAACGGTCTGCTGGAGCAACTGGCCGACCTGCAAGCCGAGACCCGCGGCACGGCCATTGCCGGCACGCTGTTGTTGCTTGGCCTGGATGGCTTCAGGCCGATCAATGATGCGCTTGGCCATGGTGCCGGTGATGCCTTGTTGCGCGAAATCGCGCAACGCATCGGTGTGCTGCATCATGGCGCGCGCTGCATCGCGCGGCTCGATGGCGCCGAGTTCGCACTGCTGCTGACTGTCAGCGGGGTCACGCCCGAGCAGCACGCGGCCTCGGCGTTGCAGCGGGCGCGCGAACTGCGCCAGGCCTTGGAGCAGCCGCTGCGCTTTGATGCGCACGAACTTGTCGTCGCGGCCAACGTGGGCGCCGTGCAGGTAACGGGTGCAGGCGAGGCGCGCACGCTTTTGCGTCAGGCCAACATCGCGTTGGGCCGGGCGCGCGATGCGGACCGCGGTGATGTGTTGCTGTTCTCCGCTGAGATGCAGTCGCGCGCCGAGCGGCGGCTCAGGCTGGAGCATGATCTGCGCGGCGCGCTGGCGCAGCGGCAAATGGATCTGGTGTTTCAGCCGCAGGTCGATGCCAGCGGTTACCTGGTCGGGGCCGAGGCCTTGATGCGCTGGCAACACCCGGCATTGGGCGCGATCAATCCGACCGAGTTCATTCCGTTGGCTGAGGAAAGCGGTTTGATCCACGCGCTCGGCATGGCCGCCCTGGAGGGCAGTTGCACGGTGCTGCGTGACTGGCCGGCGGCGGCACCGCGCCTGCGCATCGCGGTCAATGTGAGCCCTTGGCAGATGCTGCGCCCGGATTTTGTCGAGTCAGTGGCCGCGATCCAACTTGAATTTCGAGTGCAGCCCGGCGCGCTGATGCTGGAAATCACCGAAAGTGTCTTCATCCGCGATGCCGCCGCCGCAGCGGCGACGGTGCGCCGTCTGCACCAGTTGGGCGTGGGCGTGGCCATCGATGATTTCGGCACCGGCTATGCCTCGCTGGCCAGCCTGCGTGACCTGCCCGTGGAAGAGGTCAAGATCGACCAGGCCTTCGTGCGCGAGATGCGTGTCGATGTACCGGATCGTTTCATCGGCGCGATGATCGATCTGGCGCATGCGCTGCAGATGTACGTGGTCGCCGAGGGCGTCGAGAGCGAGGCGCAGCGCTGCATGCTGAGGGAATTGCGCTGCGACGCCTTCCAGGGTTATGCCATCGGCATGCCCATGGATGCCACCCGATTACATGACTTCGCGCGCGAATTGCCCCCGCAGGTCGCGTAG
- a CDS encoding glycosyltransferase family 2 protein, whose amino-acid sequence MAREPLSLVVTTLDNAATLARCLDSAAFADDILVLDSGSTDATRAIAEAHGARIERHAFDDYAAQKQRAIALARHDWILLLDADEALTPAAAAIIQRELRAPRAAGYRLPRREQMFWTFQHRRSRINTHLRLFDRRHGGMNAVPVHAAPEVLGRVRTLRAAVFLHFGEPDIATKVRKLNDYSSGLVAHKRARGTRFVRTRMLLYPPLFFLRQYLFKRYFLNGWAGYISAASGAWYVFLKYAKLYEARRDQGGAGDDSGGRA is encoded by the coding sequence ATGGCGCGTGAGCCTTTGTCGCTGGTGGTGACCACGCTCGACAACGCCGCCACGCTGGCGCGCTGCCTGGATTCGGCCGCGTTCGCCGACGACATCCTGGTACTGGACTCCGGCTCCACGGATGCCACCCGCGCGATCGCCGAGGCGCACGGCGCGCGCATCGAGCGGCACGCCTTCGACGATTACGCCGCGCAAAAGCAACGCGCCATCGCGCTGGCGCGGCACGACTGGATTTTGCTGCTGGATGCCGACGAGGCGCTGACCCCAGCGGCCGCAGCGATCATCCAGCGCGAACTGCGGGCGCCGCGCGCCGCCGGCTATCGTCTGCCGCGGCGCGAGCAGATGTTCTGGACCTTCCAGCATCGCCGCAGCCGCATCAATACGCACCTGCGCCTGTTCGATCGCCGTCACGGCGGCATGAACGCGGTGCCGGTGCATGCCGCGCCCGAGGTGCTGGGGCGCGTGCGTACGCTGCGCGCAGCCGTGTTCCTGCATTTCGGCGAGCCCGATATCGCCACCAAGGTACGCAAACTCAACGACTACTCCAGCGGCCTGGTCGCGCACAAGCGCGCGCGCGGGACGCGCTTCGTGCGCACGCGCATGCTGCTGTATCCGCCGCTGTTTTTTTTGCGCCAGTACCTGTTCAAGCGTTATTTCCTCAACGGCTGGGCCGGATACATCAGCGCCGCCAGCGGCGCCTGGTACGTGTTTCTGAAATACGCCAAGTTGTACGAGGCGCGGCGCGATCAGGGCGGTGCAGGCGACGACTCCGGCGGGCGCGCATGA
- a CDS encoding O-antigen ligase family protein: MTIASAVSTDARPRWAWLLPFALIFLFPFGRAGELGTLALVALCAVLLLRQPRALVALPSVRWALAIWACYELAALGSTLHAVAPARTWETVAAMLRYLPLAAGIAWILRDARQWRVLLRAIAVLTLLWTLDAWMQALTGWSVRGHAEPHRLTGIFGAGDPKIGQVLAVLAPFMLAVARRWRGRAALIAAALLLLGPILLSGSRASWVTYAFVLAVFIWREAGTWRRFALWSAAAVVIGVLVLGVAWQTSTRFDARMQRTLQALKGSEQGLNVALSFRLDIWADALRMIAANPGTGVGVRGFRYAYPRYASPGDPFLRDHDRKGAYYAHQIVLEILSESGVLGLSLWLVGAALALRMWRRASAFVRARAWPAGIAVLAAVFPFNTTLAFYSAWWGLLFWWLLALWIGALGGRADAEPAHGA, translated from the coding sequence ATGACCATTGCCTCCGCTGTCTCCACGGATGCGCGTCCGCGTTGGGCGTGGCTGCTGCCGTTCGCGCTGATCTTCCTGTTTCCATTCGGGCGCGCGGGCGAGCTGGGCACGCTGGCGCTGGTCGCGTTGTGCGCGGTGCTGTTGCTGCGCCAGCCGCGTGCGCTCGTCGCGTTGCCGTCCGTGCGCTGGGCTCTGGCGATCTGGGCCTGTTACGAGCTGGCCGCGCTGGGTTCCACCCTGCACGCCGTGGCGCCGGCGCGCACCTGGGAAACGGTCGCGGCCATGCTGCGCTATCTGCCGCTGGCCGCGGGCATCGCCTGGATCCTGCGCGATGCGCGGCAATGGCGCGTGCTGCTGCGCGCGATCGCGGTGCTGACTCTGCTGTGGACGCTGGACGCGTGGATGCAGGCGCTGACTGGCTGGAGCGTGCGCGGCCACGCCGAGCCGCACCGGCTCACCGGCATCTTCGGCGCCGGCGATCCCAAGATCGGCCAGGTACTGGCGGTGCTGGCGCCGTTCATGCTGGCCGTGGCGCGGCGCTGGCGCGGGCGCGCGGCGCTGATCGCGGCGGCGCTGTTGCTGCTCGGCCCGATCCTGCTGTCGGGCTCGCGCGCCAGCTGGGTCACCTACGCCTTCGTGCTGGCGGTGTTCATCTGGCGCGAGGCGGGGACGTGGCGACGCTTCGCGCTGTGGTCCGCCGCGGCCGTGGTGATCGGCGTGCTGGTACTGGGCGTGGCCTGGCAAACCTCGACGCGCTTCGATGCGCGCATGCAGCGCACCCTGCAGGCGCTGAAAGGCAGCGAGCAGGGCCTGAACGTGGCGCTGTCATTCCGGCTCGACATCTGGGCCGATGCGCTGCGCATGATCGCAGCCAACCCCGGCACCGGCGTCGGTGTGCGCGGTTTCCGCTACGCCTATCCGCGTTATGCGTCGCCGGGCGATCCGTTCCTGCGCGACCACGACCGCAAGGGCGCCTACTACGCGCACCAGATCGTGCTGGAGATCCTCAGCGAAAGCGGCGTGCTGGGTCTGTCGCTGTGGCTGGTCGGCGCCGCGCTGGCGCTGCGCATGTGGCGGCGCGCGTCGGCGTTTGTGCGCGCGCGCGCCTGGCCGGCGGGCATCGCCGTGCTGGCGGCGGTGTTTCCGTTCAACACCACGCTGGCGTTCTACTCGGCCTGGTGGGGGCTGCTGTTCTGGTGGCTGCTGGCGCTGTGGATCGGTGCGCTGGGCGGCCGCGCCGACGCGGAGCCTGCGCATGGCGCGTGA
- a CDS encoding glycosyltransferase, with translation MIRSEPSIAAQRLTVVQLIPALDSGGAERSTLEIARALVAAGHRAVVISAGGRLVRRLEAEGGEHITLPIGRKSPLALAQVMPLRHALAALKPDVVHARSRLPAWLARMAMRGLRPRPHFVTTVHGLNSPNAYSAVLTRGERVIVVSQTVRDHVQQHYPDLPQERVRLIPRGVDADEFPYGYRPDPAWREAFFAEFPHLAGAPLLTLPGRGTRLKGHAHALRLLAALHARGIDARLLLLGADEPARAGYVRELRQLAQTLGVADAMAITPPRSDVREVYAISDLILQLSTRPEAFGRTVLEALALCRPVLGYAHGGVGELLAELYPAGRVPTADEARLVERAAELLRLAPPIAPMTRYRLDKMQQATLAVYAEVVHG, from the coding sequence GTGATCCGATCCGAACCGTCCATCGCTGCGCAACGCCTGACCGTGGTGCAGTTGATCCCGGCGCTGGACAGCGGCGGGGCGGAGCGCAGCACGCTGGAGATCGCACGCGCACTGGTCGCGGCCGGGCACCGCGCGGTGGTCATTTCCGCTGGCGGACGCCTGGTGCGGCGCCTCGAGGCCGAAGGTGGCGAGCACATCACCCTGCCGATCGGGCGCAAGTCGCCGCTCGCACTGGCCCAGGTCATGCCTTTGCGGCACGCGTTGGCTGCGCTCAAGCCTGACGTCGTGCACGCGCGCTCGCGCTTGCCGGCGTGGCTGGCGCGGATGGCCATGCGCGGGTTGCGTCCGCGCCCGCATTTCGTCACCACCGTGCATGGGCTGAACTCGCCCAATGCCTACAGCGCTGTGCTCACCCGCGGCGAGCGCGTGATCGTGGTCTCGCAGACCGTGCGCGACCACGTGCAGCAGCACTATCCGGATTTGCCGCAGGAGCGGGTGCGCTTGATCCCGCGCGGTGTCGATGCCGATGAATTTCCCTACGGCTACCGTCCCGATCCGGCCTGGCGCGAGGCATTCTTCGCCGAATTTCCGCACCTCGCCGGCGCGCCGCTGCTGACCTTGCCCGGACGCGGCACGCGCCTGAAAGGCCACGCCCATGCACTGCGCCTGCTGGCCGCGCTGCACGCCCGCGGCATCGACGCGCGCCTGCTGCTGCTGGGTGCCGACGAGCCCGCGCGCGCGGGCTATGTGCGCGAGCTGCGCCAACTGGCGCAGACGCTGGGCGTGGCCGACGCCATGGCGATCACGCCGCCGCGCAGCGACGTGCGCGAGGTCTATGCCATCTCCGATCTGATCCTGCAGCTATCCACCCGACCCGAAGCCTTTGGCCGCACCGTGCTCGAAGCGCTGGCGTTGTGCCGTCCGGTGCTGGGTTACGCCCACGGTGGCGTCGGCGAACTGCTGGCCGAGCTGTATCCCGCCGGGCGCGTGCCGACCGCGGACGAAGCGCGCCTGGTCGAGCGTGCTGCCGAATTGCTGCGCCTGGCGCCACCGATCGCCCCGATGACCCGTTATCGTCTCGACAAGATGCAGCAGGCGACTCTGGCGGTGTATGCCGAAGTGGTGCACGGCTAG
- a CDS encoding zinc-finger domain-containing protein, producing the protein MTRTDPAAAALKPANTEHRYEITRADLPLSCPMPDMTLWNSHPRVYLAIEDEGGESVCPYCGAHYVLKT; encoded by the coding sequence ATGACTCGTACCGATCCCGCCGCGGCGGCCCTCAAGCCGGCCAATACGGAACACCGCTACGAGATCACCCGCGCCGATCTGCCGCTGTCCTGCCCGATGCCCGACATGACGCTGTGGAACTCGCATCCGCGCGTGTATCTGGCCATCGAGGACGAGGGTGGCGAATCGGTCTGCCCGTATTGCGGCGCGCATTACGTGCTGAAAACCTGA